In the Bradyrhizobium guangzhouense genome, one interval contains:
- a CDS encoding AMP-binding protein, with protein MEQIINRVANGRPSAAKSIAIYGPGGRTVLPLSELDRLARKMAVHLQRLGISAGDRIGIVARNRLEWLLLDLAALKLKAVTAAFEAGKFPATAALAERYGLRIIFSDEASDASCIQPMDNLLATLEALPQDIDLPPVAFAPDDVTTIKFTSGSTGEPKGLAATVGSIDSSITATQALFYHAPEDKLFIFLPLSLLQQRYWVYSALVYGHDVVLSTYELAYYALSREAPTVVMGVPAFFETLRKAIAARAGSDDPPALRRAAIDTMGARIRYLWTGSAPASPDMLRFFEGCGTPIFEGYGMNETCIVTKNAPGAHRRGSVGKPIDGKRVSIDEEGIVVVHSAFPVNTSYLFCAPGDSERIFQPDGSVRTGDLGRIDEDGFLYILGRADDIVVLTNGRNVLVRTIEEKLRTCPEVENCIVVGSGEDRLSAILCAPHGEAARDAIKRHIADLNDTSRPDERIGAFLIVDEPFSIENGLLTSQYKPKRRAIQARFANEITQASRGAI; from the coding sequence ATGGAACAGATCATCAACCGGGTCGCGAATGGTCGGCCCTCGGCAGCGAAGTCGATCGCGATCTATGGCCCAGGCGGGAGAACCGTGCTGCCGCTATCCGAACTCGACCGGCTTGCTCGGAAGATGGCTGTGCATCTCCAGCGCCTTGGTATTTCCGCCGGTGATCGGATCGGCATCGTTGCCAGGAACCGGCTCGAATGGCTCTTGCTCGACTTGGCCGCGCTGAAGCTCAAGGCAGTCACCGCCGCTTTCGAGGCAGGGAAATTCCCGGCGACCGCCGCACTTGCCGAGCGATATGGGCTGCGCATCATCTTCAGCGATGAAGCGTCGGACGCATCTTGCATCCAGCCGATGGACAATTTGCTTGCCACGCTGGAAGCCCTGCCGCAGGATATCGACCTCCCTCCCGTCGCCTTTGCGCCCGACGACGTGACGACGATCAAATTCACGTCCGGGAGCACTGGTGAGCCCAAGGGCCTGGCGGCCACGGTCGGCAGCATCGACAGCTCGATTACTGCGACGCAGGCCCTCTTCTATCATGCGCCTGAAGACAAGCTCTTCATCTTCTTGCCGCTGTCGCTGCTGCAGCAACGCTATTGGGTCTATTCCGCGCTGGTCTACGGGCATGATGTCGTGTTGTCGACTTACGAATTGGCGTACTACGCGCTGTCGCGCGAGGCGCCGACGGTCGTGATGGGTGTTCCCGCTTTCTTCGAGACGTTGCGCAAGGCGATCGCAGCGCGCGCCGGGAGCGACGATCCGCCGGCACTCCGCCGCGCCGCAATCGACACCATGGGAGCTCGGATCCGTTATCTCTGGACCGGTTCCGCACCGGCCAGTCCGGACATGTTGCGCTTCTTCGAGGGTTGCGGCACGCCGATCTTTGAAGGCTATGGCATGAACGAGACCTGCATCGTCACCAAGAATGCGCCAGGTGCCCATCGACGCGGCAGCGTCGGCAAACCGATCGACGGCAAACGTGTCTCGATCGACGAGGAGGGCATCGTCGTCGTGCACAGCGCGTTCCCGGTGAATACGAGCTACCTGTTCTGCGCGCCTGGCGACTCTGAGCGCATCTTCCAGCCCGATGGCTCGGTGCGCACCGGCGATCTCGGCCGCATCGACGAGGACGGGTTTCTCTACATTCTGGGCCGAGCCGACGATATCGTCGTGCTCACCAATGGGCGCAACGTCCTGGTCCGGACGATCGAGGAAAAGCTTCGAACCTGTCCCGAGGTCGAGAACTGCATCGTTGTCGGTTCAGGCGAGGATCGCCTTTCGGCGATCCTTTGCGCGCCGCACGGTGAGGCGGCGCGCGATGCCATCAAGCGTCATATCGCCGATCTCAACGACACGAGCCGGCCGGATGAGCGTATCGGCGCGTTTCTCATCGTGGACGAGCCGTTCAGCATCGAAAACGGGCTGCTGACCTCGCAATACAAACCAAAGCGTAGGGCCATTCAGGCTCGATTTGCGAATGAAATCACCCAAGCGTCAAGGGGGGCCATATGA
- a CDS encoding acyl carrier protein yields the protein MSNLQSTVKRNLADLLDVDVDRIALDANLSDEYGLTSLNLVLLVTSLCEETGIPVFNFTDKDIANLKTPRDVVTMFATAGRQEA from the coding sequence ATGAGCAATCTTCAGTCCACCGTCAAAAGAAACCTCGCAGATCTGCTTGATGTCGACGTCGATCGGATCGCCCTCGATGCCAACCTTTCCGATGAATACGGGCTGACGTCGCTCAATCTGGTGCTGCTCGTGACGTCGCTCTGCGAGGAGACGGGCATTCCCGTTTTCAATTTTACCGACAAGGATATCGCCAACCTGAAGACCCCGCGCGACGTTGTCACCATGTTCGCAACTGCCGGCCGCCAGGAGGCTTGA
- a CDS encoding GNAT family N-acetyltransferase, which produces MAWKDLAEVRLENDHARLRPIALTDRAALAEIAFDADIWRYFVQRIDTDRDLDRFIQQAVEDTAATRRVVFAVIDKATGSLAGSMAYGNLAEADRRLEIGWSWLGRAYRGKGLNRWAKFLLLQHAFERLDCERVEFKTDVLNLQARKGLQNIGATEEGVLRSFNYMPDGRRRDAIYYSILRHEWPIVRSGLLKEAKLTRAASELAGAGP; this is translated from the coding sequence ATGGCTTGGAAGGACCTCGCCGAGGTGCGGCTTGAAAACGATCATGCGCGGCTGCGGCCAATCGCGTTGACCGATCGTGCGGCGCTCGCCGAAATCGCTTTTGATGCCGATATCTGGCGTTACTTCGTGCAGCGGATCGACACGGACAGAGATCTTGACCGTTTCATCCAGCAAGCGGTCGAAGATACCGCCGCCACCCGCCGGGTCGTCTTTGCCGTCATCGACAAGGCGACGGGCTCGTTGGCCGGCAGCATGGCCTACGGCAATTTGGCTGAGGCCGACCGGCGGCTCGAAATCGGCTGGTCGTGGCTCGGCCGCGCCTATCGCGGGAAGGGGCTCAATCGTTGGGCGAAATTTCTGCTGCTGCAGCACGCCTTCGAACGGCTGGATTGCGAACGCGTCGAATTCAAGACTGACGTGCTCAATCTCCAGGCGCGCAAGGGCTTGCAGAACATTGGTGCGACCGAGGAGGGCGTGCTGCGGAGCTTCAACTACATGCCGGATGGGCGTCGCCGCGATGCGATCTATTACAGCATCCTGCGCCACGAATGGCCGATCGTTCGGTCCGGCCTGCTCAAGGAAGCGAAGCTGACCAGGGCAGCCAGCGAACTGGCTGGTGCGGGGCCGTGA
- a CDS encoding C45 family autoproteolytic acyltransferase/hydolase gives MKPLCLEGLPRELGRAHGVALRQQIRSFLDDDLARLNRVLPRQIGLTTLGPEIAAYRREIAAAAPSLAEEIEGLAEGAEIAPDEAMLLQIRREVMGYSRLYTAGDCTTLCRRGDDGPVLAQTIDLNGDLEDQMVILRIAHRSSPRQVLLLSFTGLLGYLGLNSEGLAIGLNLVLGGTWGPGIPPYLAIRHLLDSCGDIDSCLDWLSRVRLASSRSLLLCDSQRSVTVELCDGQLSVRAGTTLVHTNHFLSEDFVAMDQMNPFSRNSSVRRLEACRAQLDRLGSHGGPEDYMALLCQEPICVSDTGNIRREKTVGAVVMLPKHGMLHVRRGNPALARTEKFCLAA, from the coding sequence GTGAAGCCGCTGTGCCTCGAGGGGTTGCCGCGCGAGCTCGGACGCGCCCACGGTGTGGCGCTCCGCCAGCAGATCCGCAGCTTTCTCGATGACGATCTGGCGCGGCTCAATCGCGTCTTGCCGCGGCAGATCGGCCTCACCACACTGGGGCCGGAGATTGCGGCCTATCGCCGCGAGATCGCCGCGGCGGCGCCGTCGCTTGCCGAAGAAATCGAGGGCCTGGCCGAGGGCGCCGAGATCGCGCCGGACGAAGCGATGCTGCTGCAAATACGCCGTGAGGTGATGGGCTATTCGCGCCTTTATACGGCTGGCGATTGTACGACATTGTGCCGGCGCGGCGACGACGGCCCCGTGCTTGCCCAGACGATCGACCTCAATGGCGATCTGGAGGACCAGATGGTCATTCTCCGGATTGCTCATCGGTCGAGTCCGCGGCAGGTCTTGCTGCTGAGCTTCACGGGGTTGCTCGGGTATCTCGGTCTCAACAGCGAGGGTTTGGCGATCGGGCTCAACCTTGTGCTCGGCGGCACGTGGGGCCCCGGCATCCCACCCTATCTCGCTATCCGCCATTTGCTCGACAGCTGCGGCGATATCGATTCATGCCTTGATTGGTTGTCGAGGGTGCGGCTCGCCAGTTCGCGTTCGCTCTTGCTATGCGATTCACAGCGCAGCGTGACCGTCGAACTCTGCGACGGGCAGCTTTCCGTCCGAGCCGGCACCACGCTCGTGCACACCAATCATTTCCTGTCGGAAGACTTTGTCGCAATGGACCAGATGAACCCATTCTCGCGCAATTCCTCGGTGCGCCGGCTGGAAGCGTGTCGCGCGCAGCTTGATCGTCTGGGGAGTCACGGAGGCCCGGAGGATTACATGGCCCTTTTGTGCCAGGAACCGATTTGCGTGTCCGACACCGGCAATATACGCCGCGAGAAGACCGTCGGCGCCGTGGTCATGTTGCCGAAGCATGGCATGCTCCATGTCCGGCGCGGCAATCCCGCGCTGGCGCGAACCGAAAAATTCTGTCTGGCCGCGTGA
- a CDS encoding 3-oxoacyl-ACP synthase yields MENQKLSLHGCHYVLGEEERRVTEIPGLANWLARNQMIDDPGLWGWDRFRVTARPTVELLAETARRSLADFGAGQPSVDAVILCATRFPTDVDGHADFIGRLLETLGLHQAIPYGVTLNRCATLTSALGLAETLVRGGRHQAILVAAGDTIGVHDERLRPFAVFSDGAASCIVSAGQGGEFQLLGTAAAVDARMMKPNGEISADLARRANADLFARAEVDLRDIKRLAHNNLWKPIVVMKEQQAGFRRDQLHLDNIPRIGHVFSCDPLINMIDLAASGSVGPGELLALGSSVSGARFGALLRKS; encoded by the coding sequence ATGGAAAACCAGAAACTGTCTCTTCACGGCTGTCACTATGTCCTCGGAGAAGAAGAGCGGCGTGTGACGGAGATTCCCGGTCTGGCCAATTGGCTCGCGCGAAACCAGATGATCGACGACCCGGGCTTGTGGGGCTGGGATCGTTTTCGCGTCACGGCGAGGCCGACGGTCGAGCTGCTGGCCGAAACGGCGCGCCGGAGCTTGGCGGATTTTGGCGCCGGTCAACCATCGGTCGATGCCGTCATCCTGTGCGCAACGCGCTTTCCGACCGATGTCGACGGACATGCCGATTTCATCGGCCGGCTGCTCGAGACGCTGGGCCTGCACCAAGCCATCCCGTACGGCGTGACCCTGAATCGCTGTGCGACCCTCACATCCGCTCTTGGCCTGGCCGAGACGCTGGTCCGCGGCGGGCGGCACCAGGCGATCCTGGTTGCGGCCGGAGATACGATCGGCGTACATGATGAAAGGCTGCGCCCTTTCGCCGTGTTCAGCGATGGGGCGGCAAGCTGCATCGTCAGCGCCGGACAAGGTGGCGAATTCCAGCTGCTTGGCACCGCCGCGGCAGTTGATGCCCGAATGATGAAGCCAAATGGCGAGATCTCGGCCGACCTGGCGCGGCGGGCGAACGCCGACCTGTTCGCGCGGGCGGAGGTCGATCTCCGCGACATCAAGCGCCTCGCGCACAACAATCTGTGGAAGCCGATCGTGGTCATGAAGGAGCAGCAGGCTGGGTTCCGCCGCGACCAGCTCCATCTCGACAATATTCCACGTATCGGCCACGTCTTCTCCTGCGATCCGCTGATCAACATGATCGACTTGGCGGCAAGCGGTTCGGTGGGGCCGGGCGAGTTGCTGGCCCTGGGATCGAGCGTATCCGGTGCCCGCTTCGGCGCATTGCTGCGCAAGAGCTAG